In the Bacteroidota bacterium genome, TAGAAAAAATAGAATTACTGGTAGTGTAATTCTAATTGACGAAGCTACAAATGAAACAGTTTGTGCAGGTATGATAGTTTAATAATTATTGATTTTTTATAAAGTTATTTATTAAAGTTTTTTTCTAAAATGCAAAAATCAATACTATCAAGATTAGAAAAAGTGAAGTTTCTTGATAAAAATATGTTTTTTCTTTTAGCGGGACCATGTGTTGTAGAAGATGAAGATATGGTTTTTAATATTGCCAGCGAAATTCAAAAAATTGCTAACAAATTAGAAATACCATATATTTTTAAAGCATCCTATCGAAAAGCAAATCGTTCTCGGAAAGATTCATTCACAGGAATTGGCGATGAAAAAGCCCTTTCAATAATGAAAAATGTTGGAGAAAGTTTAAGTATTCCGCTTATGACAGACGTCCATACAGAGGAAGAAGCGAATTTTGCTGCTAAATATGTCGATGTATTACAAATCCCGGCTTTTCTTTGCAGACAAACAAATTTGTTAGCTGCTGCTGCAAAAACCGGTAAGATTGTCAATATTAAGAAAGGACAATTTCTTTCGCCGGAATCTATGAAATTTGCTGTCGAAAAAGTTACGGACATCGGAAACGAAAATGTTTTTCTTACCGAAAGAGGAACAATGTTTGGCTACCAGGATTTAGTAATTGATTATAGAGGGATTCCCAAAATGCAAAAATTTGGCTTTCCTGTTGTTTTAGATATTACTCATTCGCTGCAACAACCAAATCAGTCATCTGGAGTAACAGGAGGAAATCCGGAATTGATTGAAACTGTTGCACGTGCAGGAATTGCTGTAGGTGCCGATGGAATTTTCATTGAAACTCATCCTGAACCGCCAAAAGCAAAATCGGATGGAGCAAATATGTTAAAACTCAATTTATTGGAAAACCTTTTAGAGAAGTTAGTCAAAATGAGATTGCTTATCAATAATTTGTAGAAATAATTCTCTTAACTTTTTGTTTTTTTATTATTAAAAAATTTTGGCACAATTTTTTCTATAAGACAAGAAATTTTGATGAAAGATAAATTAGTATAAATATAAAGGACAGAAAGATGAAAAAATCAGTATTATTATTAGCTCTAATAGTTTTATTATTTCAATTTGAAATTTTTGCACAAAAGAATAGAAATGCAAACGAAGCAGCCCAAAATAAAGAACAACTAAAAATTGATGAAGCTACCCTTAAACAAGATAACATTGAATTAGATATTTTTAAAGTTAAGCTCGTAAAATTTGAAAAGGCATATTTAAAAAAGAATTTTCCAAAAGTGAAAGCTTTGAAAATAGATATAATATCTGATATACATAGAGAAATTGAGCAAAGCGAAATTAAAATAGAGAGAGAAAAACTTGAAGCAAAACAGAGTAAAAACGAAGTAAAATCGGAAAGCAAAGAAATTAGAAAAAGAAAAGGACACAATAGGGGAGACCGATATGACAAAAGAGATGATGAGCGAGATTTAAAAGATGATTTGAAGGATTTGGAAAAACAAATAGATCGAACAAATCGTCAAAAAGCAATTTTAGAAACTATTGAGCTGCATACATTTGGTTTTACTGAAGTTTCGCTAGGAACAAAAAAGTTATTGCATGAATTTGCAGAAACTATGGAAGATGATATTGCTGCTACAAAAAGAGAAATTCAGGAAACCATTGCTGAACAAGAAGAAGACAAACGTGAACGACAAGAAGATAGACGTGGTAGAAAAAAGAAAAAAAGAAGATTTAGGTATTAATTAAATCCCTAAAAGAAAAATGCCAATAAATGTAAGTTTATTGGCATTTTTTGTTTTTGAAGTTTAGACAATTCGTTTCTTGATTGCTAAAAAGTCAATTATTTATGATTTGCAAATTAAGAGCATAGTTCTATCATCGTCAAAAGAACTAATATTAAATTCCTCAATTATTTCGTTTTCAATTTGTTGGCATGAAACTACATCTTTCTGGCGGCGAGAATTAAAAGCATTTAATAATGCAATTTCTCCAATTTCTTTGCCAGTTTTGCTGGCTTTAGCTTCAGAATAACCATCTGTAAATATTAATAGTTTGTCGCCTTTTTTAATATCAATATTTACACTTTGATATTTTGAGCTATCAATCACACCAAGAAGGGTTCCAACAATATTTAGTTGTCTCATTTTTTCATTTGTGTGATTGTAG is a window encoding:
- the kdsA gene encoding 3-deoxy-8-phosphooctulonate synthase, which encodes MQKSILSRLEKVKFLDKNMFFLLAGPCVVEDEDMVFNIASEIQKIANKLEIPYIFKASYRKANRSRKDSFTGIGDEKALSIMKNVGESLSIPLMTDVHTEEEANFAAKYVDVLQIPAFLCRQTNLLAAAAKTGKIVNIKKGQFLSPESMKFAVEKVTDIGNENVFLTERGTMFGYQDLVIDYRGIPKMQKFGFPVVLDITHSLQQPNQSSGVTGGNPELIETVARAGIAVGADGIFIETHPEPPKAKSDGANMLKLNLLENLLEKLVKMRLLINNL